The region tacaaataaatgtgtaagtatatataaaatatatacatgaaaatttataattagaAAAATGTGTATTTGTAAGATAATAATGTGAAACAGcttttatgataaaaaaaaaaattacaattttaatggAAGAATATTTGGTTCTATTGGTACTCTCTTATTTTGCATACTAGCAGAATTtacattaattttattatttatcatccatttttttcttttatatatataataacaaataattaGACTTAACATAATTGGAAGTAATATGCAAATGTATAATGTGTATAATCCACTATATCCGGTCAGACATACATCGCATCTGTAGTTGTGCTTGAATTCGTCGTACTTGATTATGGCCTGGAAAAAGGAAACAATGAAATAGTTGGTTAGTAAGGGAATAGAAAAGTAAGAACAACCATTGTTGTAACTTCGATCGATATGTGCATAATCGCTAGATTGTGCATAGATTTAGATAATAGCATCATATGTTTTCACTTTCTGTTGcccatttgttttttttctcaatgcaatattaaagaaaaagaacTTACATCTCGTTCGAACAGTAAAACGGTTTCGTAGTATTCCCAACGACTACTAAAAATTCTTTCTGCAATAACATCAGATTTCATTTTAGATGCATCTTCTGTTTTTTCAATAGATAAATAGATTAATTGTTTATTTGGGGTGAGAAGTGATATAACTTTATTAAGGATATATGTACTAAGTCCCCTAGAAAAGAAGCCACTAAAAATAGGTGGttgtaatttatttgtatatatacaagaACCCATGAGTTTTATTCGTTCTTTATCTGGTTCTTTATTAATTGAAAGCATATCTTCAGATAAGAccatattattcatattatctaaaagcattttcatatttatgttaatgtctgttaatataataagacTTAATGTTACATCATCatttatgaattttttttcttttgctACATCAACATTTTCTGAATAAAGTAACTGAAATTGTGTATCTGTATCACCTATTATAGGTTTATGTATTTCTTGCATAatagttttatatatagtatcAGCATCATAGTATGTAGGATTATTTGCATACTCaccaattatatattgtttaacaattttgatcattattattccttcattaattttaagattatttttatatttattctcTATTGTAGTatagtaattttttttcatgttatattttctagatttatataacccgtttattgtttttatatatataggtactatatcaatataattaaaataatatatatcattagccgattctaaaaaaaagacttttttaaatacaacaaataaattgtGTGTAAGTTTTTctccatatttattttttaaatatatctcATCATACAGAGAtagtaaatttttttcattcaaagaatttatattaaacttttcttttatttttataaaaacattaatttcttttttatatatgtctactattttattattttgttcgtttattattgaaacaaaaaatgaaaagtaATTAAAAGATTTTGCTAGCATATACTTTATTTCGTCTTTGTATGTTTGATCTGATATATCTGCATAGTTAAGGGAAAATAAGATCACCaaacatttataaaaatggatatttCACAAGAAATTGTTTACATACAAAACAGTTCACTCTCGAACAGAGCAAGAATGAGATCATCACGTTGTAGagataaatatgtataattgcATATGCATGTCTATTTTAGGTTTACTgcatttttcttattaCCTAGCTTTTctaaaataaaaggaaGTATTGTCAGTTGCATACTAAATTCTTCGACTGAAAAAATTGAATCATAACAAACTTCTAAAgttaattttgaaatatttcgAAACTTAGGATTAAGGTCTTTTAATTCATTGTACAtttctaaaaaatttattccattatttttcatgtaTTCTTCTATTTCCTCAATCTAagggaaaaaaatttgcaaaaaaaataaatgaaaaaataatcacacaaatatattttcactacaaattttgaaaacGTTTCGAATTACGGATGACAATAAAAGTTGTGGAAGATTAAAATCGATAAAGCTCCATTGGCTTATGTCTTGtggatttttatttaaatataacaacTGTTCTTTTACTATAtgtatttctttttcataatttttatcgGGGTAAGACTCAAAAACATGTTGAGTTAATGTACACCttaatatgttatataagtataagaaggagaaatgaaaaaatattgtagaatcattcaaaatataatttttcatcacattttttatttcatccaTGGATAGGTGTTCGGCTTTAAGGGGTAtggaaaaaggaaaaaggAGAAAGAAATGGAGAAGATTGGAAAAGGCTAGaaagaaatgaataatttatCACCTCTCTTTTATTGTCACTATTTATGACactattattgtttttatgtttttatttccaaacCATTTTCTACTATTTGAAAAGGAAATATGCAAAGTAAAATCAAAAGAAATGACAAAGTATTTTTCCTCATGttaatatacttattaattatttagaaaatatgtTACTTAATAAAAACGAATTTAATTCACAGTATATAGGATTGCACATACATAGAGAAAGGCATAGAAATAGGAAGGAAGCAGATATGGTTGAAAAAACAGTGTCTATACAACCAAAGAGggtttatatatgtgtgtgtgaAATATTTGGATAGCCTCACTTTTATATGAGATAAAttaatgatttatttaaaaattacaaattaGGGTAAGGTTATAAAAAcggaattttttataaaataaaagaaaaacttCATTGAGGTTTTCACAAATGTGTGCATTAATAatgtaacaaaaaataaaagacgaaaaaatatgtcGCAACTAAACGAGCAAATTCtgcaaatattttatattcccAGAATGTTATTTGCAACATTAAAATGGGCAATGCaactgttttttttttgaataattaaaaaaaaaatatatatgatttaaaaataggATTATTTGGGGTTGTCTAGCAAAAAGATTGTGGATATATCTAggtaaatttttttgtgctCATAATGTACCAGTcttattgttttttcttttactaTGGGAACAAAGAAACTACAAGaaggtaaaaaaaatatatataaataaaatgatgaaattctattaatattcatggatattattttaaataattataaaataaatggagTTGTATagaacatataaaaaatttatatgtatgtagagaaataaatataggaatttattataaaatttatttcctttGTTTCTTACtagttaattttttttttaatattctttAATTCATCTTCAGTCAATTCATAAAGGGATTCCTTATTGGCATTGGATTCAGACGAATGAAACAGCATCTCTTCGTCATGTTGAAAATGTGAATTTTCATGTTCCGTTGcttcttttaaattatcataaaTATCATCACAAAATTcacatttataaatttttttatatgaatatccttcaaaattttctaatgagtcataataatttttgtctccttttattttgtctGATTCATCTTTgtcataattttctttagttatattttcttccgTTTGATAAagattaaaatttttacgGTTGATAAGTACCTTAACAGGtgcatgttttttttttaaatcttcCGTATTTTCGCTAGCTCGGCTAGCctttaaaatattgaatattttgcttattgatacatttttattaagctcaattttaattaaatctTCAGAAATATCTTGCACTGATTTATTACATATGTAGTCATATTTAgaaacaaaagaaaaaacagTCCCTATTGGCATATTAGTGGGatcattaaaaatgtgtatatcaaaatttaGTAAATCtgtagatatatatttattttcaccaATATCTGGAAAATCTCTTTTATCATCACATATAAGACAACCTTTTAATCTTAAGGCATCCGTTcgtgaatatattttttcaattttaatataaagaaatccaatttttaatgattCTTTTACATATGTGATTTTTATTGGTACAGGATATGGATAGGAATTCATAAAAAGGTAACGATAactattttctttaaatcGAATATCATTAAATGTGGTGAAACTCACTACTTTTAGACATCCCTGTAATCCATGTACTCCTACTATCTCACCAATAACAGAAAACTCATtcataaatgaaatattatttttgtttatactTTTAGTTTGATTTGTTTGCGAAttagtatttatattattttctaaataattattatcttttttaataagatCTAGATCATTTGGTCTCATTGAATCtgcataataattttttattaaaacatcCGGAAGATTAGTATTActattgtttatattatttattttgttatttttattttttaaattttccaaATCTTCAAATGATTCTACATATgtcaatatattatcatcattttttatgatattgtcaaaaatttgattattatcatatattgcattattatttatatttatttcttttattttccccGCTTTAGAATATTTGCTCCGCttgtaatattttgtatctGTCAAAAATTGTCTCTTCTTATTTCGTTCTTCTTGTTTATCTTCATTTGACaaaacattattttgtttatcttCTATAGAATTTTGAGAGGTGTCGATTTCTGATGTTTCCTTTTTTGTACTATCACAATTGCTATTATCActatttgttatattattattttcgtctgaacaatatatatgcatacctaagatgtttttttcatttgtttgaATTTTcccaaaaatatttctatgTTTTATGTTGTGGTTACTTGAAAAAGTTTTATTTCTCACATTGGCTTTGTTCAAATATGAAAGTGtgtcatattttaaaaaaaaagaaaataaatgtcTTTTCGTATGCTTCTTACTCTTATTTTGCACATCCTTTGTGTGTTGATATGGTTCTGCATGTGGCTTGCCTCtttttgtatatgcattttttccttcaatttttttataatcatttaaaaatggtatATCCCTAACCAATGGTGAACTGCCTGTTTTTGATGTTTTATTCCAGGCCAGACTACTGACCCAGGTCTCAGCAAACAAAAGAAAACTAAACAGAATAATTGTTCCTCTCAATTTTCCAAAacattttatcatttacgTATGTATTTTAGCTCATCAAGGTGAAGGataaagataaataaaagagataacaaattaataaactaaatatttatttcttcccATGAAAGGGtaggaaaataatatataagtcAAGCCCCAATTTTAggagagaaaaaaattaatatttatatctccGTTTCGTTATCACATTTACTTATGGATATTTgtcattataatttgtgAACCCTTCTCTTCATTactaactttttttatatatataaatattcatcGAAGAGGGTAGAGATAATTCTACTTTGTTGCTACAACAATAGCACATATTCCCTTTTTATAGGCAAAcaatttatctttattttacttgcacaatttttattttatttttgttaatatatttttggtGAACTATGAGGAAGGAAAATTCTTTTTGTCATTGTAAAAATctatttacattttaaatttactaacctcgaaaaataaaaaaataaaagaaccGGTGGGTATATGAGGTGAAAGAAATATGGTTATCTGGTAGGGGCTTATCAAAGAGTACCTATTTTTTGTACAAGTTTGtaaatggaaaattttaaaatattatatatatattaaaaagcgATTGACTAGGATAATAAGGTGTATGctgattatatttattgtttcttacataattatttgcgaatacaaatgaaataatgaaaatttcccaagccaaaaaaaagagaaagagAATAagactttttattttgagaaccttattatatttctaaAATAAGAGAGTactattcattttattgtgtataaatgtatatgcattatgcataatattttgtatgaCCCTGTATATGGTTACtacttatatattcatagaCCAACCTCAAAATCGAATAAGAGTTTTACAATTTGAGACTaagttgtatatatacatacattaTGAAAGTTTTAaagaaagagaaaaaatacatttttttattgtccTTTTGAATATTCCTATTTTCCAACgattttccatattttatgtatatgacATAAACTCATGATTGAGAGGTTCATTTGTAATGGCTTAGTCTGATATGCATTACTTTTGGgtaatacatttttgacaaagaataatattatattgtcACAactaatgaaataaatatataaaatgaattatatataagtacccccaaatataataataatgataaagtgcttattttttaagaattttttttgtataatccATTGGCTTTTATCATTTACTTTTGATAtgattaaatttttaaaaaatcatgtaaaagaaatatcgcgtttaaattaaaaagaggAAAAAAGGAGACGCAATGAtgagaaataaaaagaaaataacaaaatggaaaaaaaatacaaaatttcaaagcttaatataataaaaaaatatatatcgcCTGATCATAATGTGctatttatgtaaatattattttatattatttatttaaaaaaaaagcacgATAGTTTGTTTTCATATATGAGCATTTAAGCCCTTCACCATAAATACGCAAAAAACTATATAGCCCGCCTGCATTAGCaaacttattttatatacgcataatttttgatatactaagaaaaaaataatttttttttttcatttttttatatatcaattttcatttcgttttttcctttttttaatttttttttccattttatatttatatttttttttatgaatgtATTAAAATCCAGAATTACAAAGTTTTATTCcattcattttatatttgttatgaaatatatttttttgtgttcatatataattattatattatgtataaagGAATagattataaaaacattttttttccatgatattacatatatatattttaagcatgtatatttttacaagatattatggaaaatattGAAACTTTTACATATGCagaatacaaaaaatatataatatgttaaagaattcataaaaacaataattataaatttagttagctaaatatattatacaaagTAATTTACACAAGTTTGGGTAGTATCACAATTTGTtggatttatatattaatatatgtatacatatgtatgtatatgtaaatattacaTTTGCCTgcttatacattttatgcATGTACAGTTTAACTTATATAAATGCGTAGAGTATAAATTTACAGAAAAGATAATCcagtatattattaatatgtatataatagcGTTCAGTGTGtttatgattatatatgtcatatacatatgtaaatatatatgtgtatgtaTGCtcgattttataaaataaatccaTATTTCAATTTATTCGAACATTTTGTTACTgctatattataattaattatttctttttatatatattaaatgtaaATCGTTGCGcatatgaattatatgattatatacttattacatttatttagcgttttatgtatttatttgtttatttttttgcgtctatatattatataatttctttcataattattaagaCCTTTTCCGCTCTATTTGTGTTTATATACAAGTAGCGCAATCGATTTGTGCATACAAAAAGGAATGTGAAAAGAAAACAGAAACGAGCGAAAGTAAATAAgcaaacaaattatttatatatctatatgtatatatttataaaatttaaaaagaccaagaataaaacaaagaatgagaatataacaatattcataattctatttaaatatattcacaatgtgtaaatataatacatataggTAAAtcctattttataaaaaaagactgtagctatttatttttttatagcatGCCTGTGCCCATTTTTACATCATGAAAATAGTAGACGTTTCTTTGGATtaccatttatatttttattttatttttcacgTTTGTTAATTTGTAATAATTCGGTCTTTTaatgatattatatatgtgttaTACATAAgtgcatatgcatatggaTTTATAGTTATACATACTTTTATaacaattaaataaatccataggaatatataactattatattggaacttttttttgtcatttatttttgattttattttttgagaagatttaaaatatattttgcttattttaaatttcccaatttttttataaatatgataaattaatattgtGCAAgaaagcatatatatatgagcATGTATTTTGTACGTATGTGCATGTGTGTGTATGCTTGATAttgcttttattttttgaatttacAGCGATAAAAATTAgctatatatgcatatataaccattttacattaatttatcttttatattatacgCCTATTATGTATTCTTTACGCTAATTGCTATATTATTAGAAGCATTCGCcttctgttttttttttatctttagaATTATTCCAATTTATTCTGTGcgaatttttcatttatttagtTGCTTCTAAAATTTAGTTATAacctttgttttttttttgtttttttcgcatcctctttttttttgtttttgttttggCAACAagcaaaatgaaaaaaaaaaataacgtCCCCACAAATCACggcaaaatgaaaaacgCTGTGAGTCGTTATGATATGAActgttcatataattataatgaacACAAGAGCAATAATAAGAGTGggaaaaatagtataacaGCAGGAGATATGAGTAACTATAAGGCTTATGATAGTGGAGGGGgatataacaataattcAGCTTATATCCATGGAAGtatgataaataataataattatcattattcatataatttaaaacataataaaaattcttaTATCTATGATTATAATTCGTATGCCTCAAGGAAAATGTATGAATATAAAGACAAGCATAAAGGACAGACAAATGGAGTCAGCACCAAAAGTgggaataataatgatatcaATAATAGTGGCACTAATGAAGTTACTCAAAAGTTAAATGATGGTATAtctaaaacaaataaagaaattggAAATAGTGCACCAAAAGATGATAAGAAAAAAGACGGAACAGtttcaaataaagaaaataataaaaatgggtCAATAGGAATAATACCTGATAATATAAGTATGaataatttagaaaataaaaagaaagatgaaaatataagtgAAGAAATGAGTTTACTTCGAGAAAAgatatgttttaaaatgcTAAAAagtatagatatatatataactgaaattattatgaaatcCTGTTTTGTAAcagtatataaaatgaacgaaaatgaattaaagTGGAAAAGAGCAGATATAGAAggttttctttatattgtAAAAAGGTCTTTAAAACCTTTTTATAGattaattataacaaataaaaaaaatgaaaatcatTTATTAGAAGATATTAATAGTAATATGAATTTATCAACAgatcaaaattatattttttataaaattttgaatgaagaaaataaatcaaaaagtatatatagttTATGGTTTTATAGTAcagaagaaaaagaaaaaatatattccgttttaaaaaatatagttgGAAACATATCGAAAGAACagaaaggaaaaaaaaataaacaatcaTATGCTAATTCagaacaatatattttaactaCTAATGAAGATAATCCAATGACTACTGTTTCAAGAAATAGTATTgctaattataataaaagcgttaattttattttatcaaaaggtgataataatacagTTAATAATGCAGAAAATGGTTCGGACGAAAATGAGCCCCGTACTAATGATAATGACATGTTGCTTGTACCTAACTCTGAAGTACCAAGTAtagataatttaaaaaatataaataactggtatgatgaaaatagcataaataaagaaacaaTGAAAAGTATAGAACATCAATATCATTCTATAGGTAGTGTAAACCTATTAGATGATCAAATAACGAACATAAATGTGagtaataatgaaatggatggtaataatattaatagttTTGGTCttgttaaaaaagaatctatacttaaaaataatgaaataaataaaaaaaataaaatagtagGATCCCATACGCATGATAATAGTAGTATAAATGGAAATGAACATTTTATGGATATGTTAATTCGACCAatgaaaaatcaaaatatggATTATGGGCATCCTCTTGATGTTAGTAATAATGAAAGTGGTGATAGTATCTTAAGTACTGATAAAAGTAAACTAtgtgaaaattataataatgtaaaaatggGATCACATCAAAATATGCAAGAATATAATGACAAAGCAGGCcgtaaattattatatcttaTTAAAGGTCTATCAAATGACgataaaaaagatgaattgggaaaaaaatattcacaaGATACACATTATGATAAACAGATTGtaggaaataataatggggtatgtaaaatgaaaaataatttatctgatgataaaacaaattattttcccAAAGAAATTACTGGAAAAACAGGTGGAGAAGCTATTATGAATTTGTTGggattaaataaaaataataatcaaaaaGAAGAACGAGATGATATGTCGATGTTAGACATGGGTAGAAATATTAGGATGGTTGATAATGAACTTATAAGAATTGGAGAGAAAAGTAATAATGACAATGATGAAGATGAAAATGGTGAAATCAAAAGTGTAAGAGATagaatgaaaatgaataaaaatggaaataatagtaatagcTCAAGTATATCTCactttaatgaaaatgaaataccTGAAAGagatattttaataaataatatgatgaaaaatggaaatttaaataattcatataataatattaatatgaaaaagttAAGTTATCAAAAAAGAGAATCACTAGAGATGCTTGAACACAATAAAGAGTACATACTAAACAATGAACATACttgcaataataataataacaacaaTATGTATgcttattataaaaatatgtataacgATAATgaatgtaataataaaaaattagatgATAATGAATCggttgaaaataattattataataaagatataaatatgttatgtaataatagtCACGATGAAAAAGCTATGACAAATGCATTGTTAGATATTATGAAATTAGCATCAAATAAAGCTATGAATGATCAACAAAAATcgaattttaaaaatactgAATCACATACtgtaaataatacaaataaacctatacataataattatatagatTCCTATGAtgttttgttaaaaatgcaaaacTCAATGGAAAATGAAGACAATATGACAAATTCGATTGTAAACCGAATACCAAACACTAAttcatatgcatataataacaatttaaTGAACAAGcatgaaaataaacaatataatagtaaacatgaaaattatggtgatcataataatatggacgattttaaaaataaaaatataattctaAACAAAAATACTGTATATAATGTAATTAAAGAAACATTACAATCTGAAGAATTTATAAACCTTATATGGGAGAATTTATTGAAAAGCGCTa is a window of Plasmodium chabaudi chabaudi strain AS genome assembly, chromosome: 5 DNA encoding:
- a CDS encoding mRNA-decapping enzyme subunit 1, putative, whose protein sequence is MKKKNNVPTNHGKMKNAVSRYDMNCSYNYNEHKSNNKSGKNSITAGDMSNYKAYDSGGGYNNNSAYIHGSMINNNNYHYSYNLKHNKNSYIYDYNSYASRKMYEYKDKHKGQTNGVSTKSGNNNDINNSGTNEVTQKLNDGISKTNKEIGNSAPKDDKKKDGTVSNKENNKNGSIGIIPDNISMNNLENKKKDENISEEMSLLREKICFKMLKSIDIYITEIIMKSCFVTVYKMNENELKWKRADIEGFLYIVKRSLKPFYRLIITNKKNENHLLEDINSNMNLSTDQNYIFYKILNEENKSKSIYSLWFYSTEEKEKIYSVLKNIVGNISKEQKGKKNKQSYANSEQYILTTNEDNPMTTVSRNSIANYNKSVNFILSKGDNNTVNNAENGSDENEPRTNDNDMLLVPNSEVPSIDNLKNINNWYDENSINKETMKSIEHQYHSIGSVNLLDDQITNINVSNNEMDGNNINSFGLVKKESILKNNEINKKNKIVGSHTHDNSSINGNEHFMDMLIRPMKNQNMDYGHPLDVSNNESGDSILSTDKSKLCENYNNVKMGSHQNMQEYNDKAGRKLLYLIKGLSNDDKKDELGKKYSQDTHYDKQIVGNNNGVCKMKNNLSDDKTNYFPKEITGKTGGEAIMNLLGLNKNNNQKEERDDMSMLDMGRNIRMVDNELIRIGEKSNNDNDEDENGEIKSVRDRMKMNKNGNNSNSSSISHFNENEIPERDILINNMMKNGNLNNSYNNINMKKLSYQKRESLEMLEHNKEYILNNEHTCNNNNNNNMYAYYKNMYNDNECNNKKLDDNESVENNYYNKDINMLCNNSHDEKAMTNALLDIMKLASNKAMNDQQKSNFKNTESHTVNNTNKPIHNNYIDSYDVLLKMQNSMENEDNMTNSIVNRIPNTNSYAYNNNLMNKHENKQYNSKHENYGDHNNMDDFKNKNIILNKNTVYNVIKETLQSEEFINLIWENLLKSAKFT
- a CDS encoding ribosome maturation factor RimM, putative, which produces MIKCFGKLRGTIILFSFLLFAETWVSSLAWNKTSKTGSSPLVRDIPFLNDYKKIEGKNAYTKRGKPHAEPYQHTKDVQNKSKKHTKRHLFSFFLKYDTLSYLNKANVRNKTFSSNHNIKHRNIFGKIQTNEKNILGMHIYCSDENNNITNSDNSNCDSTKKETSEIDTSQNSIEDKQNNVLSNEDKQEERNKKRQFLTDTKYYKRSKYSKAGKIKEININNNAIYDNNQIFDNIIKNDDNILTYVESFEDLENLKNKNNKINNINNSNTNLPDVLIKNYYADSMRPNDLDLIKKDNNYLENNINTNSQTNQTKSINKNNISFMNEFSVIGEIVGVHGLQGCLKVVSFTTFNDIRFKENSYRYLFMNSYPYPVPIKITYVKESLKIGFLYIKIEKIYSRTDALRLKGCLICDDKRDFPDIGENKYISTDLLNFDIHIFNDPTNMPIGTVFSFVSKYDYICNKSVQDISEDLIKIELNKNVSISKIFNILKASRASENTEDLKKKHAPVKVLINRKNFNLYQTEENITKENYDKDESDKIKGDKNYYDSLENFEGYSYKKIYKCEFCDDIYDNLKEATEHENSHFQHDEEMLFHSSESNANKESLYELTEDELKNIKKKINYFFVPIVKEKTIRLVHYEHKKIYLDISTIFLLDNPK